One window of Myxocyprinus asiaticus isolate MX2 ecotype Aquarium Trade chromosome 6, UBuf_Myxa_2, whole genome shotgun sequence genomic DNA carries:
- the LOC127442504 gene encoding transmembrane protein 71-like, translating into MALFFRGAVTSSPIKTRSLEAEHICHSLDSSYECFSTNPLTGSVCACRRSPRLLANGYYVLTEDSFSTDEEGNVTLTPSQTSVSYKENLVRIFRRRRRAKRSLASLLSDMSQSCQSWLEGSVFRRSDPITPLQSSLWEVEELDHSYEKDTPISFTYDPTDPVPSPDKVGPQTQLEEEEPQSEACSAHEQFSQSVSGLLDVPPPSMCHLNSYSPSSKTSSDTVLLKVLLLTITLCLCIAISSRWLLGGVSVAVAFFVLLSSLCMSKSGTVRWRKPKAEDITSRNE; encoded by the exons ATGGCTTTGTTCTTCAGAGGAGCTGTTACAA GTTCTCCGATTAAGACCAGGAGCTTGGAGGCTGAACACATTTGTCACAG tctTGACTCCTCCTATGAGTGTTTCTCCACCAATCCGCTGACCGGCTCAGTCTGCGCATGCCGGCGAAGTCCCCGTCTACTAGCCAACGGTTACTATGTACTGACAGAGGACAGTTTTAGTACAGACGAGGAGGGTAACGTCACCCTGACTCCCTCACAAACAAGCGTCTCATACAAAGAGAATCTCGTCCG aaTATTCAGACGACGGCGCCGGGCAAAAAGGTCATTGGCCAGCCTTCTGAGTGATATGAGCCAATCGTGCCAGTCCTGGCTAGAAGGAAGTGTCTTTAGAAGATCTGACCCCATCACTCCCCTCCAGTCATCGTTATGGGAGGTGGAAGAGCTGGATCACAGCTATGAGAAAGACACACCTATCAGCTTCACCTACG ATCCCACAGATCCTGTTCCTTCCCctgataaagtgggtcctcaaaCTCAGCTTGAAGAGGAGGAGCCTCAGTCTGAGGCATGCTCTGCCCATGAACAATTCAGCCAATCAGTGAGCGGTCTTCTAGATGTTCCTCCTCCGTCCATGTGTCACCTCAACAGTTATAGTCCATCCAGCAAGACATCATCAG aCACTGTGCTGCTGAAAGTCCTCTTGTTGACCATCACTCTGTGCCTCTGCATTGCCATCTCCTCTAG GTGGCTGCTTGGAGGAGTTTCTGTAGCAGTGGCGTTCTTTGTTCTGCTTTCATCCTTAT GTATGTCTAAATCTGGGACAGTCCGCTGGAGGAAACCAAAGGCTGAG GATATCACCTCTAGAAACGAGTGA